Within Citrus sinensis cultivar Valencia sweet orange chromosome 1, DVS_A1.0, whole genome shotgun sequence, the genomic segment CTCTATATATAGAGGATCAACTGAAATGTCATGAGATTTCTGCAAATTCTGTCAACCACAAACCGAAGTtctatttggtaatttgtCTGAAAGAAAGATGTCTACACCAGTTCCAGCAGCAGTTTCCAGTTCAATAGGAGAGGCTCGTCCCATTGCTGGTTTCCATCCTAATTTGTGGGGACACCATTTCCTGAAATCTTCTTTTGATTTCCAAGTAATTAAACAAGTTTCGATTTAACTCATTACTTACTAAAcggtttatatatatacatggaTTTAGATTCAATACCATGCTGATTTGATCTTTATGctaatttcttttacaatCCCCACATTGTTATAAGTAATTAATAGATAAAAtgttaagtaattttttgtgCTCGCAGACAATTGATACTACAACTCAGGAACAATACGATGCTCTGAAACAAGAGGTCAGGAGGATGATAACCCCTGCCGTGGATGAGATTTCCCATAAACTGCATTTGATTGATGCAGTACAACGACTAGGTGTCGCTTATCAATTTGAGAAAGAGATTGAAGATGAATTGCAAAAGTTGGCTAATGACCTTGGCAGCGATAGTGATAATCTTTATACCGTTTCTCTTCGTTTCCGACTTCTTAGGCAGCAAAGAGTCAAGATTTCATgcggtatatatataatattaatttgtttcattaGGCTTATATGTTAACTGTAAGCTAGTTAGATCATTGGCAAACTGAATACAGGTATAATCATGTCTAATCAGATGTGTTTGAGAAGTTCAAAGACGATGAAGGTAAATTCAAGGCATCAATGATCAACAATGTTCGAGGCATGCTAAGTTTGTACGAGGCAGCACACCTAGCTGTTCACGGAGAAGTAATTTTAGATGAAGCCATTGTTTTCACTACAACTCATCTCAAGTCAATGATATCTCGTGTAATTTCAAACAATCTTGCTGAACAAATACAACATGCTCTCAGACTTCCACTCCGTAAAGCACTACCAAGGTTAGAGGCAAGGTACTATCTGAATATGTATTCAAGAGATGATTTGCACGATGAGACTTTGCTCAAGTTTGCAAAGTTAGACTTTAACTTATTACAAGCAGCACATCAGAAGGAACTAAGTGACATGActaggtatatatatatatattttttttcttaatcccCCATCTCTCTAGAATTCGAATTTGGATGGGTACAAGTTAATTTAGTACTTCTTTGGTGTGTGTTGTTCTTAAAATTGGACATATAATTATAGCAttgatatgaaattaaatttcgtCAGATGGTGGAAAGATTTAGACATTCCTACAAAGTTGCCTTATGCAAGAGACAGGATGGTAGAGGTGTATTTCTGGACATTGGTAGGAGTGTACTATGAGCCTAAATACACCTTTGGTAGAATTTTGGTGTCCAAGATAATATGCTTGATATCCCTCATTGATGACACATTTGATGCCTACGGTACTTTTGAAGAGCTCACACTCTTTACTGAAGCTGTCAAAAGGTGCGTAATAAAACTTTGCttggatatatatattatatcaCTTTAAAAagtttctctttctttttgttaaaaatatatttatatcaaGCATATcttcatttgatttaatttccaGATGGGACACTAACGTCACAGACACACTACCAGCATGCATGAAATTCATTTATAAT encodes:
- the LOC102630607 gene encoding (E)-beta-farnesene synthase-like; the encoded protein is MSTPVPAAVSSSIGEARPIAGFHPNLWGHHFLKSSFDFQTIDTTTQEQYDALKQEVRRMITPAVDEISHKLHLIDAVQRLGVAYQFEKEIEDELQKLANDLGSDSDNLYTVSLRFRLLRQQRVKISCDVFEKFKDDEGKFKASMINNVRGMLSLYEAAHLAVHGEVILDEAIVFTTTHLKSMISRVISNNLAEQIQHALRLPLRKALPRLEARYYLNMYSRDDLHDETLLKFAKLDFNLLQAAHQKELSDMTRWWKDLDIPTKLPYARDRMVEVYFWTLVGVYYEPKYTFGRILVSKIICLISLIDDTFDAYGTFEELTLFTEAVKRWDTNVTDTLPACMKFIYNKLLGVYNEAEEELAKQGRSYGIPYAKQTMQEVILMYFTEAKWLKEGYVPSVEEYKSVALRSIAVLPVVTASFLDMGDIATKEVFEWVVKVPKIITASENICRLLDDVASHKFEQKRGHIPSAVECYMKQHVVSEEEAEKALWLEIANGWKDLNYEELLNLIAMPLPLLGPVLNLARMSEFIYEDGVDRYTNSYKMKDQVALVLKDPVTF